The following are from one region of the Camarhynchus parvulus chromosome 3, STF_HiC, whole genome shotgun sequence genome:
- the FBXO48 gene encoding F-box only protein 48, producing the protein MDAERAAGRDSAEGGRGGLGDFVSALPPEIISRIFSGLDVESLCHASVTCKGWHRVIDSNERLWRRHCLAVRAVCQREIDCDRGNGYSWKITLLRNYWKSKVKQEWLSGKYSNIPSQFSLPEKSMYPMDVDTWGEILEAELER; encoded by the exons ATGGACGCGGAGCGCGCTGCCGGCCGGGACAGCGctgagggaggaagaggaggactGGGTGACTTCGTGTCTGCCCTTCCTCCCGAGATCATCTCCCGGATTTTCAGTGGGCTGGATGTCGAGAGCTTGTGCCACGCGTCCGTGACGTGCAAGGGCTGGCACCGCGTCATCGACAGCAACGAGCGGCTGTGGCGGCGCCACTGCCTTGCCGTGCGCGCCGTCTGTCAGCGGGAGATCGACTGCGACCGAGGGAATGGCTATTCCTGGAAG ATTACATTGTTGAGAAACTACTGGAAAAGCAAAGTGAAGCAAGAATGGCTTAGTGGGAAGTACAGCAACATTCCTTCGCAATTCAGTTTGCCAGAGAAAAGTATGTATCCAATGGATGTCGACACGTGGGGAGAAATCTTGGAAGCAGAACTTGAGAGGTGA